In one Streptomyces sp. T12 genomic region, the following are encoded:
- a CDS encoding helix-turn-helix domain-containing protein: protein MSSEAREWVWEHSSSRGTARLVLLSIADRVSDEQCVSWASLSSLAKRTRASVSTVREAIDRLVHAGELEQLDDLTGPQRSTVYRLPLAAKAVAKTTEDEEADEAPAEGPEATPALRISALRRCGIRPREVPESPARVRKPAVPESGRSRRKRAPRRTGNRYSDVPETGTQNRSEPDLNRRYSSGGTAVTSAAEWRIDPATHAWIRQQGHIDRLGEQGLQAADAKWRAHRAAFKPRPAAAWAADWRSWIAREHAPGRPNLYAVPGKGPAQPGGMTRAEAHTAALLAALDEPTGTEG from the coding sequence ATGAGCAGCGAAGCCCGCGAGTGGGTGTGGGAGCACAGCTCCAGCCGGGGGACCGCGCGTCTGGTCCTGCTGTCGATCGCCGACCGGGTGTCCGACGAGCAGTGCGTCTCCTGGGCCTCGCTGTCGAGCCTGGCCAAGCGCACGCGCGCTTCCGTCTCCACGGTGCGCGAAGCCATCGACCGCCTGGTCCACGCCGGTGAGCTGGAGCAGCTCGACGACCTCACCGGCCCGCAGCGCAGCACCGTCTATCGGCTCCCCCTCGCCGCCAAGGCCGTAGCAAAGACCACGGAGGACGAGGAAGCCGACGAGGCGCCGGCGGAGGGGCCCGAGGCCACCCCGGCGCTGCGGATCTCGGCTCTGCGGCGGTGCGGAATCCGCCCCCGTGAGGTGCCGGAATCCCCGGCGAGGGTGCGGAAACCGGCAGTGCCGGAATCCGGCAGGTCCCGACGGAAACGGGCACCTCGGCGTACCGGAAACCGATACAGCGATGTACCGGAAACCGGCACACAGAACCGTAGTGAACCTGATTTGAACCGTAGGTACAGCAGTGGTGGTACGGCCGTCACCTCGGCTGCCGAGTGGCGGATCGACCCAGCCACCCACGCCTGGATCCGCCAGCAGGGACACATCGACCGCCTCGGCGAGCAGGGCCTGCAGGCCGCAGACGCGAAGTGGCGTGCCCACCGTGCTGCCTTCAAGCCGAGGCCGGCGGCGGCCTGGGCTGCCGACTGGCGCTCGTGGATCGCCCGGGAGCACGCACCGGGCCGCCCGAACCTCTACGCAGTGCCCGGCAAGGGCCCCGCTCAGCCGGGCGGCATGACTCGGGCCGAGGCCCACACCGCCGCCCTTCTCGCCGCTCTCGATGAGCCGACCGGAACGGAGGGCTGA
- a CDS encoding helix-turn-helix domain-containing protein: MPARHFDRHRARAVRRVADRLQSEVGAGMGVSDSAVANWEAGHSSPDPEKLPAYAAALRGDLDDLFPRVGLPDLADLRCDAGIYLNETAGVIGTKSAGPVSAAEKGVRRLKQRYVPALAARYGVSEEELRRAEDRSFAAAEERKSGGVEPGTQQGAAADLGRPPGSLAEKITLILQRSYPGPQGPPTDAEIAAQVNAQLGADILTAEDFSDLRTGATETAPPAVLPALAAVVGVSPLYFESDEAVAAQVYEGLQLLAAAKQGAIGRVKARGLGPQGLSPKMMALVNELVAEMKEKEMKEKEAEAGK; the protein is encoded by the coding sequence ATGCCTGCCCGTCACTTCGACCGACACCGCGCTCGCGCGGTACGGCGAGTTGCCGACCGTCTCCAGAGCGAGGTGGGTGCTGGCATGGGCGTGTCCGACTCGGCGGTGGCGAACTGGGAGGCCGGCCACTCCTCGCCCGATCCGGAGAAGCTGCCGGCCTACGCGGCGGCGCTCAGAGGTGACCTGGACGACCTGTTTCCGCGGGTTGGCCTGCCCGATCTGGCTGATCTGCGCTGTGACGCCGGTATCTATCTGAACGAGACGGCCGGGGTGATTGGGACCAAGAGTGCAGGCCCGGTCAGCGCAGCCGAGAAGGGTGTCCGCCGGCTCAAGCAGAGATACGTCCCGGCCCTGGCGGCGAGGTACGGCGTCAGCGAGGAGGAGCTGCGGAGAGCCGAGGACCGTTCCTTCGCCGCAGCCGAGGAGAGAAAGAGCGGGGGAGTGGAGCCGGGAACGCAGCAGGGTGCTGCTGCGGACTTGGGCAGGCCGCCGGGCTCGCTCGCGGAGAAGATCACCCTCATCCTCCAGCGCTCGTACCCCGGTCCTCAAGGACCTCCCACGGACGCCGAGATAGCGGCCCAGGTGAATGCCCAGCTGGGGGCGGACATCCTCACTGCGGAGGACTTCAGCGATCTGCGGACCGGCGCCACGGAGACGGCACCTCCGGCAGTGCTGCCTGCCCTGGCCGCCGTTGTCGGCGTGTCGCCGCTGTACTTCGAGTCCGACGAGGCTGTTGCCGCCCAGGTCTATGAAGGACTCCAGTTGCTGGCCGCCGCCAAGCAAGGAGCCATCGGAAGGGTCAAGGCCCGCGGTCTGGGACCCCAGGGCCTGTCGCCCAAGATGATGGCGCTCGTCAACGAGCTGGTGGCGGAGATGAAGGAGAAGGAGATGAAGGAGAAGGAGGCGGAAGCCGGAAAATAG
- a CDS encoding amidohydrolase family protein: MLITADRILTGSGAYLEDGAVLIDGDLITAVGPRAQVAGHSGAQGADLSFPGATVMPGLIDAHVHLVFDGGTDPLAAFNDSSDEELLHDMRRRAQQLLWSGVTTVRDLGDRNGLALRLREEIGRGSTAGPRIVSAGTPLTTPGGHCHFLGGEVCGEVAVRDLVRRNVAAGSGVIKVMASGGGLTKDGPKSWQSQFSADELRALVDEARQAGVPVAAHAHSADGIAAVVAAGVDTIEHCTWMTEDGFGLRQDILKEIVDRGIAVCPAVSPHWQTVARHFGDERTRILFGQVQQMAEAGVRLIAGTDAGVQRTGFNGSLAGALGFYAHVGMPTDRVIDMATAQAADALGFGGSAGRIAPGLRADLLVVGGDPLADLGALKEIRAVITAGRVHEPGSSAEQKR, translated from the coding sequence ATGCTGATCACCGCCGACCGGATTCTGACCGGCTCCGGGGCGTACCTTGAGGACGGCGCCGTCCTCATCGACGGTGACCTGATCACCGCCGTCGGGCCTCGCGCGCAGGTCGCCGGCCACTCCGGCGCACAGGGCGCCGATCTCTCGTTTCCCGGTGCCACGGTGATGCCCGGGCTCATCGACGCCCACGTGCATCTCGTGTTCGACGGTGGCACCGACCCGTTGGCCGCCTTCAACGACTCGAGCGACGAGGAGCTGCTGCACGACATGCGCCGGCGCGCGCAGCAGCTCCTGTGGAGCGGCGTGACAACGGTCCGGGACCTCGGGGACCGCAACGGTCTGGCTCTGCGCCTGCGCGAGGAGATCGGCCGGGGCTCCACCGCCGGCCCCCGCATCGTGTCTGCGGGCACGCCGTTGACGACTCCTGGAGGCCACTGCCATTTCCTGGGCGGTGAGGTCTGCGGCGAGGTTGCGGTCCGTGACCTGGTGCGGCGCAACGTGGCGGCGGGTTCCGGAGTGATCAAGGTGATGGCGAGCGGGGGCGGTCTGACAAAGGACGGGCCGAAGAGCTGGCAGAGCCAGTTCTCGGCTGACGAGTTGAGGGCCTTGGTGGACGAGGCGCGGCAAGCCGGTGTGCCGGTGGCCGCGCACGCTCACAGCGCTGACGGCATCGCGGCGGTCGTGGCTGCCGGCGTGGACACCATTGAGCACTGCACGTGGATGACCGAGGACGGCTTCGGCTTGCGCCAGGACATCCTGAAGGAGATCGTCGACCGGGGCATCGCGGTGTGTCCTGCCGTCAGTCCTCACTGGCAGACGGTGGCCCGTCATTTCGGCGACGAGCGGACGCGAATCCTGTTCGGGCAGGTCCAGCAGATGGCCGAGGCCGGTGTCAGGCTCATCGCCGGGACCGACGCCGGAGTACAGCGGACCGGGTTCAACGGGTCGCTGGCCGGGGCGCTCGGTTTCTACGCGCATGTGGGTATGCCGACCGACAGGGTCATCGACATGGCCACCGCCCAGGCGGCCGACGCTCTCGGGTTCGGTGGGTCAGCGGGCCGGATTGCGCCCGGGCTCCGCGCGGACCTGCTGGTCGTCGGCGGTGATCCCCTGGCCGATCTTGGGGCGCTCAAGGAGATCCGTGCCGTGATCACGGCAGGACGCGTGCACGAGCCGGGCTCGTCGGCAGAGCAGAAGCGGTAG
- a CDS encoding MAB_1171c family putative transporter, producing the protein MAKFLPLVIAAAVVWRLFLWSRAPRDAPTRSVALTLLSLGLSHAVARPGGAHGLDIMAGHNITRLVQNLLLLLACYFLMCFYLYSADAPAARRRARWEGVVVALVSASITVAALTVSLGALSGPSRTMDMTIPQVAVFYLCAGLYMTYAIGMAGRWSARYARMSSRPHATGLWITAIGLGSLAVACGVRAVFTVVRWSGGSVPHPLMTSAAALLTVSSLLFVVGITYSGLRARITATRLWLRRRRDHRRLTPLWELLTGINPKNELKPASRTPWDRWRARGVHRRYHRRIVECRDGLVDISPYLAAGDEETDLLSLEPAELARRLRRASATIRQGSPAASRPVPLAKPKGDDRDSDVDQLIAVSEALRLTA; encoded by the coding sequence ATGGCGAAGTTTCTTCCGCTGGTCATCGCGGCGGCCGTCGTGTGGCGACTGTTTCTGTGGTCGCGTGCCCCGCGTGACGCTCCCACCAGGTCGGTTGCCCTCACCCTGCTGAGCTTGGGCCTGTCGCACGCGGTAGCCAGGCCAGGGGGCGCCCATGGCCTCGACATCATGGCAGGGCACAACATCACGCGGCTGGTCCAGAACCTGTTGCTGCTGCTCGCGTGCTATTTCCTGATGTGCTTCTACCTGTACTCGGCCGACGCGCCGGCGGCTCGGCGTCGAGCCCGGTGGGAAGGCGTCGTCGTGGCCCTGGTCTCGGCGTCCATCACTGTGGCGGCTCTGACGGTATCGCTGGGGGCGCTCAGCGGGCCGAGCCGCACGATGGACATGACGATCCCGCAGGTCGCCGTCTTCTATCTCTGCGCGGGCCTGTACATGACGTACGCGATCGGGATGGCCGGACGGTGGTCCGCCCGCTATGCCCGCATGTCGAGCCGACCTCATGCCACTGGGCTGTGGATCACCGCGATCGGGCTCGGTTCGCTGGCGGTGGCCTGCGGCGTCCGCGCGGTCTTCACCGTCGTCCGCTGGAGCGGAGGGTCCGTGCCGCACCCGCTCATGACTTCGGCGGCCGCGTTGTTGACGGTGTCGAGCCTGCTCTTCGTCGTGGGCATCACCTATTCGGGCCTGCGCGCGAGAATCACCGCCACGCGGCTATGGCTGCGCCGGCGCCGGGATCACCGCCGGCTCACCCCGTTGTGGGAGCTGCTGACCGGGATCAATCCGAAGAACGAGCTGAAGCCCGCGTCCCGCACACCGTGGGATCGGTGGCGTGCCCGTGGCGTGCACCGCCGATACCACCGGCGGATAGTGGAATGCCGAGACGGACTGGTCGACATCAGCCCCTACCTAGCGGCTGGGGACGAGGAAACCGACCTCCTCAGCCTGGAGCCGGCCGAACTGGCCAGACGGCTCCGGCGTGCCTCCGCCACGATCCGGCAGGGCTCCCCAGCTGCCTCAAGGCCCGTACCTCTGGCAAAGCCGAAGGGGGACGACCGGGACTCGGATGTCGACCAGTTGATCGCGGTGTCGGAGGCGCTGCGGCTGACCGCGTGA
- a CDS encoding helix-turn-helix domain-containing protein: protein MSDGGAESLLLTRVLRQARARRNTSDIPGFTSMFGAGFARGITQAQTARLAGVSRRWYNSLESGCPANYSDAFLHRIRAVLALDDDEWGIVYRIARGRAPAATPGSPLNQLLPPALLALVEQSKTWGIYLSDQRWDVLACNAKIQEYFPWMGSGLNVVEWVLTWPEARAQLINWQTDWALPTIAALRVNAEQWPNDKRLQEVIETVRLDPTARKLWNAPDLPAASHPASSSPRRLYLPQQEDKEFAIRIVALTPMELPACRLIAITPAELVSTG from the coding sequence ATGAGCGACGGGGGTGCCGAGTCCCTCCTCCTCACTCGCGTACTGAGGCAAGCCCGTGCGCGTCGAAACACATCGGACATACCAGGGTTTACGTCCATGTTCGGTGCGGGTTTCGCTCGCGGGATCACCCAGGCTCAGACCGCGCGACTGGCAGGCGTCAGCCGCCGGTGGTACAACTCCCTCGAATCGGGGTGCCCGGCGAACTACAGTGACGCCTTCCTCCACCGGATCCGCGCCGTCCTCGCTCTGGACGACGATGAATGGGGCATCGTCTACCGCATCGCCCGTGGCCGAGCACCGGCCGCCACTCCCGGCAGCCCTCTCAATCAACTCCTGCCACCGGCCTTGTTGGCCCTAGTCGAGCAGAGTAAAACGTGGGGCATCTACCTCAGCGACCAGCGCTGGGACGTGCTCGCATGCAACGCGAAGATCCAGGAGTACTTTCCGTGGATGGGCTCCGGCCTCAACGTCGTGGAGTGGGTGCTGACATGGCCGGAAGCGCGGGCTCAGCTCATCAACTGGCAAACAGACTGGGCTCTGCCCACGATTGCGGCGCTCCGGGTCAATGCAGAACAGTGGCCAAACGACAAACGCCTTCAGGAAGTCATAGAAACCGTGCGGCTCGACCCGACTGCCCGCAAATTGTGGAACGCTCCCGACCTGCCGGCCGCCAGCCATCCGGCGTCGAGTTCGCCACGCCGTCTTTACCTGCCGCAGCAGGAAGACAAAGAGTTCGCCATACGGATTGTGGCACTCACACCCATGGAGCTGCCCGCCTGCCGACTGATCGCAATCACGCCTGCAGAACTGGTGTCCACCGGCTGA
- a CDS encoding restriction endonuclease fold toxin-2 domain-containing protein, whose product MWLNSLRQGDVSGGRPAEVAYQRRVAGYPEYEVRIPPGISPNSTLMVDGFRDVDGMAVEAKYVNKPDQRCYRSLEDLHKNHATGDRDFLYDKDRVELRKYAAALNDPRNTEMRGVETVTNNQEAVQYWRIMMAAYGVSGHARYVP is encoded by the coding sequence ATGTGGCTGAACTCCCTGCGCCAAGGCGACGTCTCCGGGGGCAGACCGGCCGAGGTCGCCTACCAGCGGCGCGTCGCCGGCTACCCCGAGTACGAAGTCCGCATCCCCCCGGGAATCAGCCCCAACAGCACGCTGATGGTGGACGGATTCCGCGACGTCGACGGGATGGCCGTCGAGGCGAAGTACGTGAACAAACCGGACCAGCGCTGCTACCGCTCCCTGGAAGATCTCCACAAAAACCATGCCACCGGAGACAGAGACTTCCTCTACGACAAGGACCGCGTAGAGCTCCGCAAGTACGCCGCAGCCCTGAATGACCCGCGGAACACGGAGATGCGGGGCGTTGAAACCGTCACCAACAACCAGGAAGCAGTCCAGTACTGGCGCATCATGATGGCCGCCTACGGCGTCAGCGGCCACGCCCGCTACGTTCCCTAA
- a CDS encoding NUDIX domain-containing protein, with product MRCGERVAASSEKVLAPHLWEDLLVEHGLTLESVTGIDAPQEGNAASYRLYSARRPERVPSRPRTTAPPPPNAALGVGVIVHGPDGVLLGCHRRGTWEAPGGTVEPGEALAEAAVRELVSRDGDWYR from the coding sequence ATGCGATGTGGGGAGCGCGTCGCGGCTAGTTCGGAGAAGGTCCTCGCGCCTCATCTGTGGGAGGACCTCCTCGTCGAGCACGGCCTCACCCTGGAGTCGGTCACCGGTATCGACGCCCCGCAGGAGGGCAACGCTGCGTCGTACCGGCTGTACTCTGCCCGCCGGCCGGAGCGGGTGCCGAGCCGGCCCCGCACGACCGCGCCGCCCCCGCCGAACGCTGCGCTCGGCGTCGGTGTGATCGTCCACGGTCCCGACGGTGTGCTGCTGGGCTGCCACCGGCGCGGCACCTGGGAGGCCCCCGGAGGGACCGTGGAGCCTGGCGAGGCGCTCGCCGAGGCTGCGGTACGCGAACTAGTTAGTAGAGACGGGGATTGGTACAGGTAG
- a CDS encoding FAD-binding oxidoreductase — protein MTSRRDVLRLGAQVTAAGLAATVLDAPAAHASDGPEPRAWRELARALSAGAGLYRPGDGEHTRLAPPDNLRYAGTRPAAIVACAAERDVQVAVRWAVKHGVPLAPRSGGHNYAGYSTTRGLLIHLRRMRGVSPVGRRSLVLGGGATNSDVYEARAANLYFPGGRCPGVGVAGLTLGGGLGFNDRKWGLSCDRLRSTRVVLADGSIALASDRHNADLFWACRGGAGGNFGINTGFVFDAVQVTDQRATVFDLSFGLDSAVAVTTVLQEILDQDRSGDFDVRIGFSRTAAGAGSITILGQRLGTEDQLRPRLAGLLALRPGKRFIEQRHFWTAQDYLMAQHHPTAMASKSLVPTVWLEPHMIETIASWVGAWQPGTSGATGYVTLFAMGVHSNTPTPTATAFPHRDATFVIDIGTEWNAATPQPQVQQLLAQTRLLHRSLSRELQTSAAYVNFPDPDLPDWPAAYYGANYNRLTRVKSHYDPRHVFRYDQAVCSDLGNHP, from the coding sequence ATGACCAGCCGACGTGATGTACTGCGCCTGGGCGCACAGGTGACTGCAGCGGGACTGGCTGCCACCGTGTTGGACGCACCAGCCGCCCATGCATCCGACGGCCCGGAACCGCGCGCCTGGCGCGAGCTGGCACGAGCACTCAGCGCCGGTGCGGGACTGTACCGGCCGGGCGATGGCGAGCACACGCGGCTCGCCCCACCGGACAATCTGCGCTACGCCGGCACCCGGCCCGCTGCCATCGTCGCTTGCGCCGCTGAGAGGGATGTGCAGGTCGCGGTCAGATGGGCCGTCAAGCATGGCGTACCTCTGGCCCCCCGCTCGGGCGGCCACAACTACGCCGGGTACTCGACGACCCGGGGACTGCTGATCCATTTGCGTAGAATGCGCGGCGTCTCACCCGTCGGCAGGCGCAGCCTGGTGCTGGGCGGTGGGGCCACCAACTCCGACGTTTACGAGGCCAGGGCGGCGAACCTGTACTTCCCGGGCGGCCGCTGCCCGGGTGTCGGTGTCGCCGGGCTGACCCTTGGCGGCGGACTCGGTTTCAACGACCGCAAGTGGGGGCTCTCCTGCGACCGTCTGCGATCCACTCGGGTCGTCCTCGCTGACGGATCCATCGCGCTGGCCAGCGATCGACACAACGCCGATCTGTTCTGGGCCTGCCGGGGCGGTGCCGGCGGCAACTTCGGCATCAACACCGGCTTCGTCTTCGACGCGGTGCAGGTCACCGATCAGCGTGCCACGGTTTTCGACCTCTCCTTCGGACTCGACTCCGCGGTGGCGGTGACGACGGTCCTGCAGGAGATCCTCGACCAGGACCGCTCAGGCGATTTCGACGTGCGGATCGGCTTCTCCCGCACCGCAGCCGGAGCCGGTTCCATCACGATCCTGGGCCAACGTCTCGGTACGGAGGACCAGCTCCGGCCACGACTGGCGGGCTTGCTCGCGCTCCGTCCCGGCAAACGCTTCATCGAGCAGCGTCACTTCTGGACTGCCCAGGACTACCTCATGGCCCAGCACCACCCCACGGCGATGGCCTCCAAGTCACTGGTTCCGACGGTTTGGCTGGAACCACACATGATCGAGACCATCGCCTCCTGGGTCGGCGCCTGGCAGCCCGGTACCTCCGGTGCCACCGGCTACGTCACCCTCTTCGCGATGGGTGTCCACAGCAACACCCCCACACCGACCGCAACCGCGTTTCCGCACCGCGACGCCACGTTCGTCATCGATATCGGCACCGAGTGGAATGCCGCCACACCCCAACCCCAGGTTCAGCAACTCCTCGCCCAGACACGCCTGCTCCACCGCAGCCTCAGCCGCGAACTCCAGACCTCGGCGGCCTACGTGAACTTCCCCGACCCCGATCTGCCCGACTGGCCCGCCGCCTACTACGGCGCCAACTACAACCGCTTGACCCGAGTCAAGAGCCACTACGATCCCCGTCACGTATTCCGCTACGACCAGGCCGTCTGCAGCGACCTCGGCAACCACCCGTAA
- a CDS encoding NHL repeat-containing protein, with amino-acid sequence MTTTYRAVEPAHITATLEGVISTIAGLGSAGYSGDSGPAVDAELNTPAGPAVDASGNVYIADSNNHRVRKISPDGIITTVAGNGSAGYSGDVGPATAAQLNTPVSVTVDADGNLYIAERYNHRIRKVSLDGIITTVAGNGSAGYSGDAGPATAAQLNEPVSVAVDRTGALYMCDGANHRTRKVAPSGVITTIAGTGIKGYSGDDGPATQAQIGWSTAVAVDEQGTCYITDDENHRVRKITTDGVIATVVGNGSSRSSGDDGPAVSAGVANPVGVAVDARGTLYVAERKSRVVRQVTPDGTITTFAGDGRDGSSGDGGPATSARFRDPGELAVDSAGNLYVCDRASHNVRKVAGSKERNLTIRQGSVPLAKPGERVKFNLEITSPAAQAIDPGIITQMFTAPTGFVFEGKPSYGYYGSRPPVTGNLTHRIESDGKVLVVTGNPHVNTSATDKSPLVYTIPVRAMKDASPGTYPDGQAVIGRHPPVPLSGTITSPAPPTGLVVRQEKTPEMKPGETGKINVELSAPKDTPITGAVTQRFTAPTGFVFTGKASYGYYFAKPDRVLGTLKSEVSADGRTLTVTEELHLNTSPKDPSPLIYTLPVRALPDTRPGTRDDGRAIVGSHPPVPLSCTVKP; translated from the coding sequence ATGACAACCACGTACCGGGCCGTGGAGCCCGCCCACATCACGGCCACCCTGGAAGGGGTGATCAGCACTATCGCCGGCCTCGGTTCGGCCGGGTATTCCGGGGACAGCGGACCGGCCGTCGACGCCGAACTCAACACCCCGGCGGGCCCGGCAGTCGACGCCTCCGGGAACGTGTACATCGCCGACTCCAACAACCACCGCGTAAGGAAAATCTCTCCGGACGGGATCATCACCACCGTGGCCGGGAACGGTTCGGCCGGGTACTCCGGGGACGTCGGACCCGCCACCGCCGCCCAGCTCAACACCCCGGTCTCCGTAACGGTCGATGCCGACGGGAACCTGTATATCGCCGAGCGCTACAACCACCGGATCCGCAAGGTCTCCCTCGACGGGATCATCACCACCGTGGCCGGGAACGGTTCGGCCGGGTACTCCGGGGACGCCGGACCCGCCACCGCCGCCCAACTCAACGAGCCCGTGAGCGTGGCGGTGGACCGTACGGGAGCCCTCTACATGTGCGACGGGGCCAACCACCGCACCCGCAAGGTGGCGCCGAGCGGCGTGATCACCACGATCGCGGGCACCGGAATCAAGGGGTACTCCGGTGACGACGGGCCGGCGACGCAGGCCCAGATCGGCTGGAGCACGGCCGTGGCGGTGGACGAGCAGGGAACCTGCTACATCACCGACGACGAGAACCACCGCGTGCGGAAGATCACCACCGACGGTGTGATCGCCACGGTGGTGGGCAACGGCTCCAGCCGCTCCAGCGGTGACGACGGACCGGCCGTCTCCGCAGGGGTCGCAAACCCCGTCGGAGTGGCGGTGGACGCCCGAGGGACGCTGTACGTCGCCGAGCGCAAGAGCCGCGTCGTCCGGCAGGTGACACCCGACGGGACCATCACCACCTTCGCCGGCGACGGCCGCGACGGGAGTTCCGGCGACGGCGGACCAGCTACCTCCGCCCGGTTCCGGGACCCCGGCGAACTGGCGGTCGACAGCGCCGGGAACCTGTACGTCTGCGACAGGGCATCCCACAACGTACGCAAGGTCGCGGGGTCGAAGGAACGCAACTTGACCATACGTCAGGGAAGCGTGCCATTGGCCAAACCCGGCGAGCGGGTCAAGTTCAACCTGGAGATCACCTCACCCGCCGCCCAGGCGATCGATCCCGGCATCATCACCCAGATGTTCACGGCGCCGACCGGGTTCGTCTTCGAGGGCAAGCCCTCCTACGGCTACTACGGCAGCCGCCCGCCGGTCACCGGCAACCTCACCCACCGGATCGAGTCCGACGGCAAGGTCCTGGTGGTGACCGGGAACCCACACGTCAACACCTCCGCCACCGACAAGAGTCCCCTCGTCTACACGATCCCGGTCAGGGCCATGAAGGACGCCTCGCCAGGCACCTACCCGGACGGTCAGGCCGTCATCGGCCGGCATCCGCCCGTTCCGCTGAGCGGCACCATCACCAGCCCTGCCCCTCCGACCGGGCTTGTGGTCCGGCAGGAGAAGACGCCGGAGATGAAGCCCGGCGAGACCGGCAAGATCAACGTGGAGCTCTCCGCCCCGAAGGACACCCCGATCACGGGTGCGGTCACCCAGAGGTTCACCGCGCCCACCGGGTTCGTCTTCACCGGAAAGGCGTCGTACGGCTACTACTTCGCCAAGCCGGACCGGGTGCTCGGGACCCTCAAGTCCGAGGTGTCGGCGGACGGCCGCACACTCACCGTGACCGAGGAGCTTCATCTCAACACCTCCCCGAAGGACCCCAGCCCTCTGATCTACACCCTCCCGGTCAGGGCACTGCCGGACACCCGCCCAGGCACCCGCGACGACGGCCGCGCGATCGTGGGCAGCCACCCGCCCGTGCCGCTCTCCTGCACCGTCAAGCCCTGA
- a CDS encoding NHL repeat-containing protein → MSQSHRAATPLLTRIITTVAGSGAKGYGGDGGLATAACLHSPFGVASGPDGSLYIGDYSNHRIRKVDPQGIITTVAGSGEQGYGGDGGPATRAALQCPCGVAPDGSGNLYLADRSNQRVRKVSPDGTITTVAGNGTAGFSGDGGPATSAALNFPHSVAVDATGTLYIADDYNHRVRKVSPDGIITTLAGTGVDGYGGDGGPATSAALNFPHSVAVDATGTLYIADRYNHRVRKVSPDGIITTLAGTGTGTGTGGYGGDGGPATSAALSLPHDVIADSAGNVHFSDYGNKRLRTVSRDGFITTLAGTGVDGYGGDGGPATSAALSQPLGVTVDADGTLYFCDWGNHRVRMLSTA, encoded by the coding sequence GTGAGCCAGAGCCACCGGGCAGCAACGCCGCTCCTCACACGGATCATCACCACGGTGGCCGGCAGCGGGGCCAAGGGGTACGGCGGCGACGGCGGGCTCGCCACCGCAGCCTGTCTCCACTCCCCGTTCGGTGTCGCGTCAGGTCCGGACGGCAGCCTTTACATCGGGGACTACTCCAACCACCGGATACGCAAGGTGGATCCGCAGGGGATCATCACCACGGTGGCCGGCTCCGGCGAGCAGGGCTACGGCGGCGACGGCGGGCCCGCCACCAGGGCTGCCCTCCAGTGCCCCTGCGGCGTGGCACCGGACGGCTCCGGCAATCTCTACCTCGCCGACCGCTCCAACCAGCGGGTACGGAAGGTCTCCCCGGACGGCACCATCACCACCGTCGCCGGCAACGGCACCGCCGGCTTCAGCGGCGACGGCGGGCCCGCCACCTCCGCCGCCCTCAACTTTCCGCACTCCGTGGCCGTTGACGCCACCGGCACTCTCTACATCGCCGACGACTACAACCATCGGGTACGGAAGGTCTCGCCGGACGGAATCATCACCACCCTGGCCGGCACCGGGGTCGACGGCTACGGCGGCGACGGCGGGCCCGCCACCTCCGCCGCCCTCAACTTTCCGCACTCCGTGGCCGTTGACGCCACCGGCACTCTCTACATCGCCGACCGCTACAACCATCGGGTACGGAAGGTCTCGCCGGACGGAATCATCACCACCCTGGCCGGCACCGGCACCGGCACCGGCACCGGCGGCTACGGCGGCGACGGCGGGCCCGCCACCTCCGCCGCCCTCAGCCTGCCGCACGACGTGATCGCCGACAGTGCCGGCAACGTCCACTTCTCCGACTACGGCAATAAGCGGTTGCGTACGGTCTCCCGGGACGGGTTCATCACCACCCTGGCCGGCACCGGGGTTGACGGCTACGGCGGCGACGGCGGGCCCGCCACCTCCGCCGCCCTCAGCCAGCCTCTCGGGGTCACGGTCGATGCCGACGGCACCCTCTACTTCTGCGACTGGGGCAATCACCGGGTGCGGATGCTCAGCACCGCCTGA